TGCAATGGTTGAAAAAGCATGGCTGGACCAGTCTGACAACCGAACAGTTTGTCGGCCATTTGCAAGGGCAGGGCGTGCCACCCAAATCGGTGCTGATCACCTTTGACGATGGTTATCTGGATAACTGGGTCTACGCCTATCCCTTGCTGAAAAAATATGGCTTCAATGCCGTGATTTTCCTGGTGACAAGCTGGATCAAGGACGGCCCGGTACGCCCTTATCTGGGGCAAGGTCAGGAGGTGCCCGAGTGTCCGGTGCACGGCGAGTGTGAAGCGCGCATCGAGCAAGGACGCAGTGACGAGGTGATTTTGCGCTGGAGTGAAATCCACGCCATGCAGGCTGATGGCGTGTTCGAGTTCCACAGCCATACCCATACGCATACTCGCTGGGACTTGAGCGAGCAGCGCGATCAGAAAAATGACAAGATGCGTTGGGAGCTGGAACAGTCCCGCAAGACCTTGAAGGCCAATATGGGCACGGTCTCCGATCAGCTTTGCTGGCCTCAAGGTTATTTTGATCCAGATTACGTGCAGGTCGCCCAGCAGGCAGGTTTTCGCTATTTGTACACGACGCGTGCCTTTGGCTCCAACCAGCCTGGCAGCGATCCTTTGCATATTTATCGCTTCGCCGTGCGTGATACGACGGGTGTATCGGTCGGGCGCAGGCTGAATGTCGCAGTACACCCCGTGATTGGTCCGATTTTCAACAGGTGGAAAGCATGGCGTCGTCGTCAACGACAGAAGTAGAGCAGCGCGCTGTGACCGGCTCCGGCACGCGCCTGTCCGTTATCCTGATTACCAAAAACGAGCAGGCGCATATTCGTGCCTGCTTGGAGTCGGTCGCCTTTGCGGACGAGATCATTGTGGTGGATTCGGGCAGTACCGACCAGACCGTGGAAATTGCCCGCTCCATGGGCGCGAAAGTCACGGTCACCCCGGATTGGCCCGGCTTTGGCCCACAGAAAAATCGGGCGCTGGATCAGGCCACGGGCGAGTGGGTGCTGTCCATTGATGCGGATGAGCGCGTCACCCCGGAGCTGGCACGGCTGATTCAGCAAGAAATGGCCCAACCGCGTGGCACGGCTTACCGGATTGCCCGTCTGTCCGAATTTGCTGGCCGCTGGATGCGCCATAGTGGTTGGTGGCCAGACCGGGTTCTGCGTCTGTTCAAGCGTGGCACCGCCCGTTTTAACGATGCCAAGGTCCATGAAAGCGTACAGACCGACCATCCCGTCCTGATTCTGGACGGGCATTTTCTGCATTATCCCTACGCCAGCCTCGAGATCTTTATCGACAAGATCAACCGTTACTCGTCGGATGCAGCGCGTCAAATGCAGGCCAAGGGCAAAACCACCAGCCTGCCAGGTATTGCCGGACATGCCAGCTGGACCTTTGTGCGTCACTATATTGTTCGACGCGGTTTTCTGGATGGCCCGCAAGGCTTCATTCTGGCGTGCATGGCCGCTTCTGGCAGCCTGTTTCGATATAGTAAGCTGTGGTATTACACCCGTCAGAAGTCTGTTTAGCCCCTTATAATGCCGCATATGATTCCGATTCTTATGTACCACCAGGTCGGGGTGCCCGCTCCCAAAGGTTCGCCGTATCGTGGCTTGACCGTGCATCCTACTGACTTTCGGCGCCAGATGACGTGGCTGAAGCGCTTGGGCTA
This genomic window from Alcaligenes faecalis contains:
- a CDS encoding polysaccharide deacetylase family protein, with translation MKVASTVPVMMYHHVTPQGGMINASPQHFEQHLQWLKKHGWTSLTTEQFVGHLQGQGVPPKSVLITFDDGYLDNWVYAYPLLKKYGFNAVIFLVTSWIKDGPVRPYLGQGQEVPECPVHGECEARIEQGRSDEVILRWSEIHAMQADGVFEFHSHTHTHTRWDLSEQRDQKNDKMRWELEQSRKTLKANMGTVSDQLCWPQGYFDPDYVQVAQQAGFRYLYTTRAFGSNQPGSDPLHIYRFAVRDTTGVSVGRRLNVAVHPVIGPIFNRWKAWRRRQRQK
- a CDS encoding glycosyltransferase family 2 protein, which gives rise to MASSSTTEVEQRAVTGSGTRLSVILITKNEQAHIRACLESVAFADEIIVVDSGSTDQTVEIARSMGAKVTVTPDWPGFGPQKNRALDQATGEWVLSIDADERVTPELARLIQQEMAQPRGTAYRIARLSEFAGRWMRHSGWWPDRVLRLFKRGTARFNDAKVHESVQTDHPVLILDGHFLHYPYASLEIFIDKINRYSSDAARQMQAKGKTTSLPGIAGHASWTFVRHYIVRRGFLDGPQGFILACMAASGSLFRYSKLWYYTRQKSV